The Ischnura elegans chromosome 10, ioIscEleg1.1, whole genome shotgun sequence genome contains the following window.
ttcggcaacttgtgccattgtcaaggacAATGGCAACCTTGCTTGGCAACCTTGACAATGGCAACaaaacttgtgccattgtcaaggttgcCATTgtccttgacaatggcacaagtggccgaaaccatggtcggtgaaaataaaagagtgtggaaacagacaagttgttttaataagatGAAGATTTATATAGTTATTAAAATTCCCTATTTTATGACGAAAATTACGAGGAAAAATGTTTGGAAGACGAACGAGTAGATGCTGAGCTGGCCGCTTTCAGATGCTTATGagcttttccttaattttttccgccGCTTTACATGCCTTACTACCAAAATAAAGCTGTTTTTCGTATATATTTGATGCCGCCGTCGTATTGTATCTTGGTTTCGCTTACAGTAGCCTCGTTATCATGATTGGAATCCTAATGTTATGCAGACAACTCCATACGTCTATTTCTAAATAAAactctataaaaatacaatttttattaattaatggaatGTTCCATGATTAATGGGCATTCAAATACAAAGAGTGACTAGCCGTTGCAGCGTCCCTCACTGATTTCTTTGGTATTTATCATTTCATTCCGagcattattttttcccaatgtttttcaatatttaaacttaattctccttgttggtggttgttttcgggaattgctgcgtatcCACAtattttcttactcaacgtttcactcctccttcTGGGAGCTTTTttaagagaatgggagggaaaccgttctcgtcccgagcttatataggtttcgttaacccatggctgacccgattttgaattttcacgaaaggcaatagccgttggtcattagattgggccaggagcCCTCTCCActtgcggctgaggttatatccaacctccctattgaagttgtttggccttttcgctcTCTCGACGGATTCGCGTTATAcgtgatattcttccgtcttcgccaatacccgtgtagcgttaaacattattttatgcccaggcctggaggcgtaatgttcagcgaccgctgatgcGTTCCACTGATGTAGTTTCGCTCTTTCATGCTCTTTAAGGCTTTAACATTAGGGTTTACAAAGAAGAAGATATTTTTGAGAATCATTTCATATTTCTGAGatgaaatataatacatttatGGTTTCATTTTTCAGTTGCCTCGTTATTTTAGGTTTTGCAATCCTAAGACGTGCTTTTATAAGTTTCTTTTGCGAGAAAGAGCTCGTATTTTATTCATCTCAACCTTTACTTTAGCAGAGCGTTCCACTCAGGATTCATGGATATGGAATTCTCATGGATTCATGGAATATGAAAGTCTCTCTCCCCCGCGCGAAATCACTGATATTTCATGTTCCTGGGAAGTCAAACAAACTTCTCAAGCTTATTACATTTATCCAAAAAGTTGTTTGGCAGATGCTGGCGGGAAATTGAGGAAATTGACATGGTGGATGAAGGTATCGGACGATTCCTCAGAACACAACATCATACCAACAGTGTTTGAATTCTCCACGTAGttataaaatgatatatttgcacAGGAAAATTTAATGCTCCACGTATTACATTGCATATACATCCATGGGAGCCATCTCAAGGCAGTTTGGAAGGGAGTGAGTTATAACCAATATGCCACACGCACTTTATAtctatcaaaaaaatataattattataaatatattataaagaaAAGTAAATTGAATCAGCTAAAATAGATTATGCATTGCTTAGTTGATTAGTGAAGCCTTATCACAAAGAAGGAGGTAAGGAAGATTTGATTAagttatatttattgttattgttgttatttttattatgttaatgTGTTTGTacgttattattttattatttgattgtgCTTCTATTGCAATGAATTCTCACTGTTTCTCGCGAATAGTTAACTCTTTCAGGGGTGAAATATCCACcaaagccattaaaatattttttgtgtcccTTTACGGATGGCTGAATACAATTCCGATTTTGCTTTatagagcgctctgattgtctcGTTTGCGTTTTCTGAACCAAGTTTCAATTCTGAATGTATCCCGCAGTGAATGTCAGGTAcgtggttttctttgtgttttgatatattttttaagtggCGGCATCCCATGGTCGTTTTTATCTTTTGATCTCCACCCACGATAAATAACCCTCGTCGTTGAAGGGGTTTCCCCCCTCCTAATACAATGTATCGCCGGGGCGTAATTTACGAATCAAATTTTAGGTTCGTCTCCTCCAGTTTTGTTTTAATAACGGCCGTAAATTCCGTCCGCTGAGATCGAAGTGTTTGGAAAGAGTAACTGCTGATGGTTAAGATACAATGCGATCACATCATAAATctcgaataaaatttattccaatccCCTCGACAGTTTCATTTGAACAAATATTCATCACGGCTTAAAAGTCAAAGAAATTAGCCGCTGGCCTTCGACTTCGCTTTAATTTTGATATATGCCTGCATAAAAATCATCTAATTTTCGAAGCTGAGATCAATTGTTTTagctattataaaaatatggactCTGTATTTCGGTGTATCCGGTTGATGTAATATAGGCTTCCCATCCTGGGGGCCTGAGTTCGAATTTCGAAATTGGtacacatttttcatgaaaagtcCGATCCCTACTTGATTTTTATGTGAAGAACTCTTCCAGTTCAGTTCTCCATCTCTTTCACTAGTTTCTACTTGTCAAGCAAACGTCCTTACGCTCTCGAGAGCTTCCTCAGAATACAATACCATACAAACAGTAATTGAATTATCCTTgtagttttaaataatatattattgcaCCGAAAAGTCTGATGCTCCACGCATTTCATCACATCTACAAGATACACTGCGAGCCATCTCAAGGCAGTTTGGAAAGGAATGAGTTTTAACCAATGCGCCATTTTCACTTCATATCTATCAAAATCACAGAATCCATAGCATACGTAAATATACCTATGCAGGCACAGTGAGCTACCATCAAGTACGTATCGGTCCATTCAACACATAACTATAGAGAACGTAGTCTAGAAGGGAGGTCGGCATGAACAGGGACGGATAAGGTCGTTGTTTTTGGGGGCGAGTGGTTCATTGGTTACCGTGGCGCcaaaggcggatccagggggggcacaggggcacgtgcctccccccttcttgattccccccccccccgaccctcaaaaatatgcaagatttttaatacggtcccattatcattgcgttcgtttcgtATTACGAgatatcattgtgcccccccccagaacaaaatcctggatacggcgttgcttgtgcccccccccacccagaaataaatcctggatccgcccctgcctgccTTGGTGATATGAAaatacctctcagcgataatgcATCTGATTTCTGATATGAGGTCGTAGATGGCTTTTAGGTGCTCATCAATCATCTTTAAACATTGCTTGTTAAGCTGGCGAAATAAAGACCTAGGTACTTTGGAGAGCCTCCTTAAAAATTACCGTCTCCATTTTCCCAGAAATTTTGAGGGGCGACCAGAACTGAAGGCGAGATTCGATTTGGTAGTCTGGACAGATTGAAGTGATTCCCAATTGCTCCGTGCGAGCCTACATTCACTGGTAgaatttcatggtaaaatttcCGTCGTGTATGTATCGTTCTTACCATGCGTAAGCTTCACTAGTTACTCTTTATAAAAGAGCCTCCCATCCCCCTGATTCCCCCagagaaattttctcaaaattaattttttttttaacctttgcaAGATTAGAATGACTCAAAGGATTTGcggtgaataaataaaattaaaacgccACCAAAAAAAAGAGCGGCCCCCTTGAATACTTGCAATGCATGCACGTACATACGTTATCGGTCAAAGAGCCTATCGGAATGAGCCGGATACCGTGGCTAATGGCGCGAAAGGGAGGCAGAGGTGTGGGAGATGGGCGAAGAAGAATCTGCGGGAGAGAGGTTGGTTTCGGGAGCGGATGTCGGCAATGGATTCGCTCAGGAGGCACTCATTAGGCGCGATGATGAATTTGGTAGCATGCGGAGGAAGGTGGCGCTCAAGATAGATGAAAGACGCGATGGAGGGCTGCCCGACCACCCCAATACTATCTCCCTTTCGCTCCACGCCCCTTTTCCCGCCAAATTCCCTTTGAGGCGGAGCGCGCGCCGTCACCGCCGCGGCGGCAAACTAACTCTCTCACGGTAATAGACGCGGGGATATGATGAGCTTTTGATGTGCCGCTAAAGATGCTAATATACCTGCTCCCTTACCCGTCCCGGCACCGGATCGGTGAGTTCGGTGTGGGAGTAGTGGGAAAGGGATTCTCCTCTCGATGGATTCGGCTCCAGGGGTTCATTGCGACGCGTCATTGACCACAGGCGTCTCTGCTGTCGCAGCAACGCGGTGCCACCAAGCGGGTTTTTGGGTATTTACTCCCCTCCTCCCTAATGTATGATGAGTTTTCGATAGAGTTCTTATTAAATTGACGTTCAGTCGTGTCTGATCATCAAGGTTTATTCTAAAAATCAGATTAAAAATCAAGCATCTAactatttgtatttattattacatattttcatgGAGAAATGTTCAAATGTCATGCAGGAAAATATCAGATATGCGGGGAATGAGGGGAGGAAGTGAATAGAGTTTATGGACATGTAGTCCTAAATAGACAgaacatgaaaaatgaaagaaaatgggcTCAATTTTGAACTGAAGATGAAATTCAATGTGGGAGTGTGGACTGATTGAAGATTGAGATTGCCAATTCCTCTATATGAGAATACATTCCCTGGTAGAATAcctttcatgataaaatttatgcctattttgccttacgttAGGTACTGGCTAGTACCTCAAGGGATTGGAATGTGACCACCAAAAAGCAGGGTAGGGACTAATCCcattcattaaagaaatatttttaggcaAAATGATAAGAAGAGTCTAGTGGAGCAAGTAAGGAGAAATGGTTGAACATTCGTGGGCATATTTTCTGCAGTCATTCACACAATGGCACTTGTATTTACAACTGCTGAGGTTTTGAACTCTTCATCAGTCTTTGGTCATGGCAGAAGCATGCTGAATACTAGTAATTCATTCCCATCCACACTGAAATTCCTCTTTGGCCAGCTCATTTATTTTAGCTCAATTagctcattgaaattattttagctCAATTATCAATTTAGCTCATTGAAATTATCTCACTGACTGAAATTTGTTCTTCAACTTGGTGAAATTTGGGTAGTCTTGGTTTCGTGGTCTTCTGGCTTTTATGCTGTCGTGTCttttcataggcggatccaggggggcaggggggcacgtgccccccccagaccctcaaaaatatgcaagatttttaatacagtcccacttgcattcgttttgtattacgaggtatccttgtgccccacccagaacaaaatcctggatacggccttgtttgtgcccctcccagaaaaaaatcctggatccgcccctgtgtcTTTTCATATAATATAAGATTTGTATGAAGCAAAATGATGTGAAGCAAGGTCTAAGTTATGCTGTTTCTCATAGTCTTTCATCTCAATTTATTCTTGCAGTTCCCAAGATAGAGATCATGGGAGAATCAGACATCTATGTGAAGACAGGCAGCACTGTAAACCTCAAGTGTGTCATCACACAGAGCCTTGAGGAGCCAGCCTACATATTCTGGTATCATGATGGGGAAAGGGTGCTCAACTATGATCGAGATGCCAAGGATATAAGAGTGGAAAGGGTGTCTGCAGATACAACCATTGGCACTCTTATCATATACAGTGGTCGCCGAGAAGATTCAGGCAACTACACCTGTGCACCATCTAACTTGGACTCAGCCAGTGTCCTGTTGCATGTGCTAAACGGTAAGGAATGTGGAATTAAATGCAGCTTTTCACTGAGTCATTTTATCTACTCATTAATTCACTGTTTTTAATGTCACATCTGCTGTGTGAATGGTAATGGGTGGCGGTagctatgtaaaaaaaaatattttttaggagaGTGAGTACATTTAGATGTTCATGACATTCTGAAGTTTAGGGGACATTTAGGGGGATTGGAATATTATGGATTGTAAGACTGTTTCTCTTGAGCATTTCCGTGGGTTTGAAGCCTTGACCCCCAGACCTCCTTGCCTGACTTAAAATGATGAATGCTGAATTAATGTAGACTATGTCAGCAAAGAGAGCTACTGCCATCAATTAGTTTAAAGATTATTTGTAAATGAATAGATATTTTATGGTAGTGTACAGATTTTTATGACTTTCTTACCAATTTAGCTCCTTTTCTTGATTGCAAGGGGTTCACAGGGCTTGACTCAAGTCACACTATGGTGATTTTAAATTTACCACACTGTCATTTCATAATGGGGATGACATTTTGCTAACTATCCTGCTGGCTTATCTAGGTCCAAATTCTTCCATTGGACAGCACCATGCAGAAATCACTAGGATAATGTGCAAattatcatcttgaaaatgaataaacatGGCTATGGACTCAACAACAGCCATAGTCAACCAAGTTACTTTTCAATTTGATATTTACTATCCATAAATATCAGGGGACCATTTTCCTATCGCCTATCAAGGGttcaaaaatcaaagaaaaaaataaaatgctatttattggttttgattttttatatcagtttccAGCTATGTACATCGACCAAAGTATGtgcctaaatatatattttttgagtcTTTCCTTTCGATAATTCTTTCTTTCATGTTCCTGAAATTATTGATTCAATTCACAGGCATgacatggaatttgttatgatgATTTGGTTTCAATTGGAAAAAATACcggtaaaaattatttcttccattgtATTGCACTGTGAATAAGttgcattgattgaaattttGTGTGAATCGACAAtcattttccatcaatttttttaacgcatttttTGCAAACTGCCCATTCTCATTATGCAGTACGTTAAAGATTTTCTTCCATTTGGAAGGGAAACAATCCCCTGCCCCAATAGTTCTGTGACTGAGAAGTCTGTTAAGTGGCTTATTCTATCCATAGCATATTTTGGAGTAGTGCATTTGTAGTTAACATTGCATATCAAGTAGAGTTGGCTTTTAATAAGGCTTTTATGAACTAACTTTTTCTACTATCCGATGTAATAAAGGCATTATGTATtcaaaaatcacaatttttcaaccaactctatatttttcattctaagaaTCAACCTCATTATAAGTGAATTGATCTGATGCTCTTAAGAAATACCTGTCACCTCATACATACAAATAATGTCACATTGCATTGTCAGGAACAAGATCCTTTTTTCATCTGACTATTGAAATTTGTTGAACACTCAGATATTCCACTATATGAGACGAGGCAAATTTCTAAAAAATAGATTCAAGAAAAAAAAGTTCATTCTATATTCTGCCATTAGTAAAGTACGGTACTTGaatgcacaaataaaaattaaggaattccTGTTTGTCAAGGTTATCTGGGTTGTCAAAAAATTTGTCAAAGCCTCGTCGCATCTGTGCTAATGCTTTTATACATAAGCTTATATCTTTCTGTTGTGAATTTTCTTCTTCATTGTGGCCATGCCCTTATCTCCCCAAATACTAACATGACTTCCACTTGAAGGTGAGCATCCTGCTGCCATGCAGAGGGGAAAGAACCATGCAGCCGCTGCCCTTCTCTCACCCTGCCGGCCCATAGTCCTATTGGCTCTCGGAGGTGTCGCCACAGCACTTATCGCCCTCCTGTTCCTGCCACGAACAGCATCGGAAACGGAATTGGCCCCACCGTTGGTCCTCCTCACTGCCCCTCCACCATCCACTCTCCTATTGGCTCTGCTGGTGGCGCTGGCATCGTCCTCTGCCGATGCCATGCTCGTGCTGCCCCTGTTTGTCGCCTGGGCCGGAACGTAGAGGCCCTTCCCGGCAGAGAATTCAACCATCGGCCCCCATCAAACCCTTATATCACCAACTCCCCCCCCATAAGAAAACGATTCTCCATTTCGCCAACCTTATTCCCCCCACTCCCTTGAAAAGCAAAACCGCTCCTCTCCCGAGAAATGAAACCCTCTTATGTGGAGACATATATAAAATTAAGTGTTTGGCAGATGAGAATGCTCAAAAAAATACGCAAGTGAGGacttgttgaaaatttcaaagttgttGTTTGGTGATGGAAGGGTGGCGTTATATGAGAATGAGCTGTATATTGCGCCTACCTCAAGCCCCATTGCCATTGGAATCAAATGCAGTATGGACGGACTTTGTATGAAAAAGCGCAGCCGTACTGTGATTTTGAAACACAAGGAGGAGAGGTTTAAGTAGAACAGAAAAAAGCTTTGCCCAAAGTTTTAAGGAAAGTAAATGTGAGCAAAGTTATAGGTTTTGTTTCATCTGTTTTTATTTGAGGTATGAATGGATTTACGAGAGCAAGAGATGAAACATGATATAAGAGAGTATGCACTTATGTTGAGGGTGGAGGTGTTAGAGTGActgaatttaagagaaaaattaacaaatgaagcTTAGATTATAGATGTGTGAACAACAAAacccataaaaaatgaaaatcagccAATAAACTACTTTTTCCAGGacccaaaaaatagaaaatgaaaaaaatataggttAATGGCAAAAAAAGAAGTGGATAACATTACAGCATCGCTTTATATCCTCCAAAATGTCACCTCTGCCACCTCTTTGTTCAGAAAGGAattttaaggatgaaaaaatgcAAGACATCCTCTTATATATTATATCTCTGTATAATCTTATGAAAATTCCCATGGTCCCTCCCCAATCCTCCACCCTCATCCCTTGGAATAAAAAAGCTCATTGTAATGTTTTTGCTTTGCCGGACAGACAATGTTGTTAATCGTCATTCCTT
Protein-coding sequences here:
- the LOC124166474 gene encoding hemicentin-1-like codes for the protein MYQHYVCTTFGAAEGFSALDRIEIRPWGVDDDDEGVAAVGSNVEPEAGRLHSHSKRFSGLYTGPYFDPTVPTNITTQLGTHAYLPCKVKQLGNKSVSWIRRRDAHILTVDRYTFIADERFQAFHVEATDTWTLQVKYVQARDAGQYECQVSTEPKMSHFVTLNVVVPKIEIMGESDIYVKTGSTVNLKCVITQSLEEPAYIFWYHDGERVLNYDRDAKDIRVERVSADTTIGTLIIYSGRREDSGNYTCAPSNLDSASVLLHVLNGEHPAAMQRGKNHAAAALLSPCRPIVLLALGGVATALIALLFLPRTASETELAPPLVLLTAPPPSTLLLALLVALASSSADAMLVLPLFVAWAGT